A window of the Salarias fasciatus chromosome 7, fSalaFa1.1, whole genome shotgun sequence genome harbors these coding sequences:
- the smad3b gene encoding mothers against decapentaplegic homolog 3b, giving the protein MSILPFTPPIVKRLLGWKKGEQNGQEEKWCEKAVKSLVKKLKRTGQLDELEKAITTQNINTKCLTIPRSLDGRLQVSHRKGLPHVIYCRLWRWPDLQSHHELRAVDHCEFAFHTKKDEVCVNPYHYQRVETPILPPVLVPRHTDIPAEFPPLDDYSPSIPENTNFPAGIEPQSNYIPETPPPGYLSEDGETNDHQLNHSMDTGSPTLSPNPVSPANSNLDLQPVTYCESAFWCSISYYELNQRVGETFHASQPSLTVDGFTDPSNSERFCLGLLSNVNRNSAVELTRRHIGRGVRLYYIGGEVFAECLSDSAIFVQSPNCNQRYGWHPATVCKIPPGCNLKIFNNQEFAALLAQSVNQGFEAVYQLTRMCTIRMSFVKGWGAEYRRQTVTSTPCWIELHLNGPLQWLDKVLTQMGSPSIHCSSVS; this is encoded by the exons ATGTCTATATTACCGTTCACTCCTCCGATTGTGAAGCGGCTCCTGGGCTGGAAGAAAGGGGAGCAGAACGGCCAGGAGGAGAAATGGTGCGAGAAGGCAGTCAAAAGTCTGGTGAAGAAGTTGAAAAGGACGGGGCAGCTGGACGAGCTGGAAAAGGCCATCACAACACAGAATATCAACACGAAATGCTTAACCATACCCAG GTCTCTAGATGGCCGGCTGCAGGTTTCCCACAGGAAAGGTCTTCCTCATGTGATCTACTGCCGCTTGTGGCGCTGGCCAGACCTGCAGTCCCACCATGAGCTGAGGGCGGTCGACCACTGTGAATTTGCCTTCCACACCAAGaaagatgaagtgtgtgtgaatccGTACCACTACCAGAGGGTGGAGACGCCAA TTTTGCCTCCTGTCCTTGTGCCACGACATACCGACATCCCCGCTGAATTCCCACCGCTGGATGACTACAGCCCTTCCATCCCTGAAAACACCAATTTCCCCGCAGGCATTGAGCCCCAGAGTAATTATATTCCTG AAACTCCCCCACCAGGTTACCTGAGTGAAGATGGTGAGACGAACGATCACCAGCTCAACCACAGCATGGACACAG GTTCACCCACCCTGTCACCCAACCCTGTGTCACCCGCAAACAGCAATCTTG ATTTACAACCCGTGACGTACTGTGAATCGGCCTTCTGGTGCTCGATCTCCTACTACGAGCTGAACCAACGTGTGGGAGAGACCTTCCACGCCTCGCAGCCTTCGCTCACAGTCGACGGATTCACCGACCCCTCCAACTCTGAGCGCTTCTGCCTGGGCCTGCTGTCCAATGTCAACCGCAACTCTGCAGTGGAGCTCACACGCAGGCACATAG GTCGGGGTGTGAGGTTGTACTACATCGGAGGAGAGGTGTTTGCAGAGTGTCTCAGCGACAGTGCCATCTTTGTACAAAGTCCCAACTGCAATCAGCGATACGGCTGGCATCCTGCGACTGTGTGCAAAATCCCTCCAG gcTGTAACCTCAAGATCTTCAACAACCAGGAGTTTGCCGCTCTGCTCGCTCAGTCGGTGAACCAGGGCTTTGAGGCCGTCTACCAGCTCACCAGGATGTGCACCATTCGCATGAGTTTTGTGAAGGGTTGGGGAGCTGAATACAG GCGCCAGACGGTGACCAGCACCCCCTGCTGGATAGAGCTTCATCTCAACGGCCCCCTGCAGTGGCTGGACAAGGTCCTCACGCAGATGGGCTCTCCCAGCATTCACTGCTCCAGTGTGTCCTAG
- the aagab gene encoding alpha- and gamma-adaptin-binding protein p34 isoform X2 codes for MSDTEENTEMPIPCVAVTSCDSEFKEEELIKQILNTKTLPEPVKQEDAVAWYPWTINNKYYTADVRLCAVPSTFQMSSEIAQSMQAFIAYFDSTAKDGLDKLQPWIPIVEDLAPEVLILVCDRVCDKGITRHQAQQWCLGHAFELVELNPQELPDEDDDFPESTGVKRIVQALNANVWTSVEMKDGHNQGFGLMSSLVASRHNNPRNCQDPPSSSLPVEGSPPNEEAVHTEENPNRGTQEDTVVDAMTDLDIQELANLTAGDADVDNFERLFTKLKEMKDKASSLPHEQRKVHAEKVAKAFWMAIGGDEDEIDGLSSGEES; via the exons atgtcagacacagaggaaaacacagagatgcCCATCCCATGTGTGGCTGTCACCAGCTGCGACTCGGAGTTTAAAGAAGAGGAGCTGATAAAAC AGATCCTCAACACAAAGACATTACCTGAGCCAGTCAAACAAGAGGACGCAGTCGCCTGGTATCCTTGGACCATCAACAACAAATACTACACAGCCGACGTGAGGCTGTGTGCCGTGCCAAGTACTTTTCAAATGTCGTCAGAGATCGCCCAGTCCATGCAGGCTTTCATCGCTTATTTTGACAGCACAGCA AAAGATGGACTGGACAAACTACAACCTTGGATACCAATCGTGGAAGATCTAGCCCCGGAGGTGCTTATTCTGGTGTGCGACAGAGTCTGTGACAAAG GCATCACCAGACATCAGGCACAACAGTGGTGTTTGGGTCACGCTTTTGAGCTTGTTGAACTGAATCCACAGGAGCTGCCAGATGAAGATG ATGACTTCCCAGAATCCACAGGAGTGAAGAGAATCGTGCAGGCTCTTAATGCGAATGTTTGGACCAGTGTGGAGATGAAAGATG GACACAATCAGGGTTTTGGTCTGATGAGCAGTTTGGTGGCTTCCAGACACAACAACCCACGGAACTGCCAAGATCCACCA TCCTCCAGTTTGCCAGTAGAGGGCTCACCTCCTAATGAAGAAGCCGTCCATACAGAGGAGAATCCAAACAGAGGCACACAGGAGGACACAGTGGTTG ATGCGATGACAGATTTGGACATTCAGGAACTCGCCAATCTCACAGCTGGAGATGCAGATGTGGATAACTTCGAGCGACTGTTTACCAAATTAAAGGAGATGAAAG ACAAAGCTTCTTCATTACCTCATGAGCAGAGAAAAGTGCATGCAGAAAAG GTGGCTAAAGCCTTCTGGATGGCCATCGGCGGTGACGAGGATGAGATTGACGGGCTGTCATCAGGGGAGGAAAGCTAA
- the aagab gene encoding alpha- and gamma-adaptin-binding protein p34 isoform X1 produces MSDTEENTEMPIPCVAVTSCDSEFKEEELIKQILNTKTLPEPVKQEDAVAWYPWTINNKYYTADVRLCAVPSTFQMSSEIAQSMQAFIAYFDSTAKDGLDKLQPWIPIVEDLAPEVLILVCDRVCDKGITRHQAQQWCLGHAFELVELNPQELPDEDDDFPESTGVKRIVQALNANVWTSVEMKDGHNQGFGLMSSLVASRHNNPRNCQDPPQSSSLPVEGSPPNEEAVHTEENPNRGTQEDTVVDAMTDLDIQELANLTAGDADVDNFERLFTKLKEMKDKASSLPHEQRKVHAEKVAKAFWMAIGGDEDEIDGLSSGEES; encoded by the exons atgtcagacacagaggaaaacacagagatgcCCATCCCATGTGTGGCTGTCACCAGCTGCGACTCGGAGTTTAAAGAAGAGGAGCTGATAAAAC AGATCCTCAACACAAAGACATTACCTGAGCCAGTCAAACAAGAGGACGCAGTCGCCTGGTATCCTTGGACCATCAACAACAAATACTACACAGCCGACGTGAGGCTGTGTGCCGTGCCAAGTACTTTTCAAATGTCGTCAGAGATCGCCCAGTCCATGCAGGCTTTCATCGCTTATTTTGACAGCACAGCA AAAGATGGACTGGACAAACTACAACCTTGGATACCAATCGTGGAAGATCTAGCCCCGGAGGTGCTTATTCTGGTGTGCGACAGAGTCTGTGACAAAG GCATCACCAGACATCAGGCACAACAGTGGTGTTTGGGTCACGCTTTTGAGCTTGTTGAACTGAATCCACAGGAGCTGCCAGATGAAGATG ATGACTTCCCAGAATCCACAGGAGTGAAGAGAATCGTGCAGGCTCTTAATGCGAATGTTTGGACCAGTGTGGAGATGAAAGATG GACACAATCAGGGTTTTGGTCTGATGAGCAGTTTGGTGGCTTCCAGACACAACAACCCACGGAACTGCCAAGATCCACCA CAGTCCTCCAGTTTGCCAGTAGAGGGCTCACCTCCTAATGAAGAAGCCGTCCATACAGAGGAGAATCCAAACAGAGGCACACAGGAGGACACAGTGGTTG ATGCGATGACAGATTTGGACATTCAGGAACTCGCCAATCTCACAGCTGGAGATGCAGATGTGGATAACTTCGAGCGACTGTTTACCAAATTAAAGGAGATGAAAG ACAAAGCTTCTTCATTACCTCATGAGCAGAGAAAAGTGCATGCAGAAAAG GTGGCTAAAGCCTTCTGGATGGCCATCGGCGGTGACGAGGATGAGATTGACGGGCTGTCATCAGGGGAGGAAAGCTAA